TCAGCGGCCCCTTGTTGAACTGGCGGTGGTTGCCGACGAAGTCCCCGTGGTCCGAGGCGTGGACGACGGCCGTCTCGTCGGCGAGTGCGCGTTCCTCGAGCGCCGCGAGGATCCGATCGAGCTGGTCGTCGATCAGCGAGACGAACCCCCAGTACTTCGCGGTCGCCTCGGCCCAGTGGTCCCACTCGAGGCCGTCGGCGCCGCGATAGTGGAGGTAGTTCTCGTGGACCTGCGGCTTGCCGTCGTAGGTTTCGGCGTAGCTTTCGGGCGGGTCGATCTCGTCGGGATCGTACATCGAGGCGTAGGGTTCGGGGACGACGTAGGGGTGGTGGGGGCCGTAGAAGTCCGCGCGGTGGAAGAAGGGGCCGTCGCGGTCGCCCTCGTCCTCGCCCGCGGCGTGGCGCTCGATCGCGTCGATCGTCCGCTCCGCGAGAAACCAGGCCCGCGTTTCCTCGACGTCGACCGGGGTTTTCGCGGCGGCGAACGTCCCCTCTCCGCCGTCGCGGGGATCGTCGCCCGTGTACAGTTCCTCCTCGAGGTCGACCTCGCCGAGCGGGACGCCGCGCTCCTCGCGGTACTCGCGGAACGCGTCGTCGATGTCGTCGTGGTGCTTGTCGCTGCCGCCGAGATACGAGAAGCCGAAGTCCTCGGGCGTCTGGTCGCGACCGACGTGCCACTTCCCGGTGTAGCTGCATTCGTAGCCGCTTTCCGCGAGCAATTCGGAGAAGGTCTCGAGTTCCGGCGGCAGGTTCGGCTGGATCGCGTCGGCCTCGTGGCTGTTGTTGAGCATCCCGTGCCCGTGGGGAAACCGCCCGGTCATGAGCGACGCCCGCGCGCTCGTACAGATGCTGATCGGCGTCGTCGCCCGCTCGAAGCGCATCCCCTCGCTCGAGAGCCGATCCATCGTCGGCGTCTCGACCGGCGGCCCGTCGGGGGCGCTGCAGTC
The DNA window shown above is from Halopiger xanaduensis SH-6 and carries:
- a CDS encoding sulfatase-like hydrolase/transferase, which encodes MADGDTGTRPNVLFVLTDQERYDCSAPDGPPVETPTMDRLSSEGMRFERATTPISICTSARASLMTGRFPHGHGMLNNSHEADAIQPNLPPELETFSELLAESGYECSYTGKWHVGRDQTPEDFGFSYLGGSDKHHDDIDDAFREYREERGVPLGEVDLEEELYTGDDPRDGGEGTFAAAKTPVDVEETRAWFLAERTIDAIERHAAGEDEGDRDGPFFHRADFYGPHHPYVVPEPYASMYDPDEIDPPESYAETYDGKPQVHENYLHYRGADGLEWDHWAEATAKYWGFVSLIDDQLDRILAALEERALADETAVVHASDHGDFVGNHRQFNKGPLMYDDTYRIPLQIRWLGVTEPGSTCEAPVHLHDLSATFLEMGDVEVPEAFDARSLVPLLENGGDPAAASVDWPDSTFAQYHGDEFGLYTQRMVRTERYKYVYNGPDVDELYDLEADPAELQNLIDHPAYADVRRELREQLVDWMERTDDPNQGWVPNVLERASRNDG